The DNA sequence GTGCCGGACACCGAGATCGTCGAACGCGTCGCCGCGTCCACCGGGCTCCCGCCCGGGGTCGCCGCGCGGGTGGTCGACGACGTCCTCGCCTTCTACCGGACGCCCACCGAGGCCTACGTCCGGCGGCGGCACACCGAGCTGCAGGCCGAAGGGCGGAAGAACCCCGAAATCTTCCCGCTCATCGCCGCCGAGCTCCGCGGGCGCCTCGTCGCCGCGCCCGCGTTGTCCGAGCGGCAGCTGCGCCGCATCGTCTACGGCTAGAAGAGGTTCGCCCATGTGCGGAATCGTCGGCTACATCGGCGGCCAGAACGCCGCCCCCATCCTGCTCGAAGGCCTGACGCGGCTGGAGTACCGCGGCTACGACTCGGCCGGGATCGCCGTGCTCGGCGCCAAGGGGGCCGCCCAGGTGCACCGGGTCGTCGGGCGGGTCCGGAACCTCGCCGCGGCGCTGCCCAAGCGACTGACCGGGAAGGTCGGCATCGGGCACACGCGGTGGGCCACCCACGGGCCCGCCTCCGAGGCCAACGCCCACCCGCACGCCTCCGAGGACGGCCGCATCTGCGTCGTCCACAACGGGATCATCGACAACGCCGACGCCCTGCGCGCGCAGCTCGCCGACGCCGGCGTCACCCTCACCTCCGAGACCGACACCGAGGTCCTCGCCCACCTGATCGCCCGCGCGAACGCGGACACCCTCGAAGACGCCGTCGTCGAAGCGGTGTCGCGGATCACCGGCACGTACGCGATCGCCGTCACCGACAGCGAATACCCGGACCGGCTGGTGATCGCGCGCAACGGGTCGCCGCTGATCATCGGCGTCGGCGAGCGCGAGATGTTCGTCGCCAGCGACCTCGCCGCGCTCGTCCGGCACACCTCGCAGGTCGCGCACCTCGACGACGGCGAGTTCGCGACGGTCTTCGCGACCGGCTACCGGACCTTCACCGTCGACGAGAGCGACACCACCAAGCCCGCCACCGAGATCGACATCGCCGCCGAAGACCTCGACCTCGGCGGCTACCCGCACTACATGGCCAAGGAAATCCAGGAGCAGCCCGAATCCGTGGAGCGGATCATCCGCGGCCGGCTCGACGACCGGTTCGGCGTCGCGCGCCTGGACGGGCTCAACCTGACGCCGCGGGAACTGCGCGGGTTCAGCCGGGTGAAGATCCTCGGCTGCGGGTCCGCCTACTACGCCGGCCAGGTCGGCGCGACGATGATCGAGGAGCTGGCGAGGATCCCCGCCGACGCCGAAGCCGCGTCGGAGTTCCGCTACCGCAACCCGATCGTCGAAGCCGACACCCTCTACATCGCGGTCAGCCAGTCCGGCGAGACGATCGACACCGCTTTCGCCGTCGAGGAGATCAAGCGCAAGGGCGGCCGCGTGGTCGGCCTGGTCAACGTCGTCGGCTCGACCATCGCCCGCGCCTGCGACGGCGGCGTGTACCTGCACGCCGGCCCCGAGATCGCGGTCGCGTCGACCAAGGCGCTGACCAACATGGCGATCGGTTTCGCCCTGATCGCGCTCGCCCTCGGTCGCGTCCGCGATCTGTCCAATGCGGACGGACAGCGGATCATCGACGCGCTGCGCGCGATGCCCGGCCAGATCAAGTCCATCCTGGACGACGGGCCGCGCATCGCCGAGCACGCCAAGGAGGTCGCCACCGCGAACAGCCTGTTCTTCGTCGGCCGCGTCCGGGGCTACCCGGTGGCACGGGAAGGCGCGCAGAAGTTCAAGGAGATCTCCTACCGCCACGCCGAGGCGTACCAGACGTCCGAGCTCAAGCACGGCCCGCTCGCCCTGATCGACACCGCCCTCCCGACCGTCGCCATCGTCCCCTCGGACGAGCTGACCGGGCGCAACCTGGCCGCCGTGCAGCAGATCAAGGCCCGCGGCGGGCCCGTGCTGGCCGTGACGCACGAGGACGTCGACTTCGGCGAGCTGGACGTGCCGCGGATCGTCGTCCCCAAGACCGAGCCGGAGCTCGACCCGATCCTGCTCACGATCCCGCTGCAGCTGCTCGCCTACCACGCCGCGCTCAGCCTGGGCTACGACATCGACAAGCCGCGCAACCTGGCCAAGTCGGTCACCGTGGAGTGAAGCTCAGCCCAGCCGGAAGTCGGCCACCCGGATCGGCGACGGCGTCGTCCCCGTCGACGTTTGCTGGTACATGACGGAAAGCACGCCGTCGGTGGCCAGCCGCGAGTCGTCGACGTCGACTTCGCCGAACGCGCGCAAGTCCGGGTTGTACACCGTCTTCCAGTCGGTCCAGCCGCTCGTCTTCGTCGCCGCGACGATCCGGCCGTACGGCATCACCAGGTAGGCGTTGTCGGCGCGGTCGAACACGAGCTTCGTGCGCTGGGTCGATTCCGGCGCCACCGGCACTTCGCGTTTGGTCCAGCCGCCGCCGGCCGCCCGGCTGAGGAAGAACGTGCGGCCGTACTGCTTGCGCTGCGCCGAATAGTCCGTGACGCACTGCGTGAAGCGGCCGGGCACGTAGCTGATGACGACGTGCGGCTGCCCGGCGGCGTCGACGGCCTGGCTCTCCTGGTTCATCAGGCCGTGGTCGGCGCCGAGCGGGTCGACGACCGTGCCCGGCGTGCTCACCGACACCGGGGTCGCGGCAGCCGCACCGGAATCGGTCCGCCAGGTCCGGCCGCGGTCGTCGCTGTAGACGTAGCCGGTGTCGTGGTTGGCCAGGCCACCGGCGTTGCACAGCACGCCGGTGTTGCCTTCGCGCCAGGTGAACGCCGCGTGCAGCCGCCCGCCGGGCCCGTAGGTGAGGCCGTGCAGGTACATGTTGCGGGTCGTGCTGGTCACGCCGTTTCCGGACGTCCACGAGCCGGTCGCCGACGTCCACTTCCCGAGCTTGCGCCAGCTGCCGCCGCTGTACTCGGCGAGCTCGTTGACGCCGTTGCCGGAGCCGCCGGTCCGGTAGCTGAGCTGCAGCGTCCGTTCCGGCGTCACGACGAACTGCGGGTAGGTGATCGCGCCGAGGTCGACGTCGTCCAGCGTGCGCTGCACCGGCCCGAAAGCCGACGCCGTCCAGGCGTGCGAGGCCGGCGACGAGAGCAGGCCCGCCACGGATGCGACGTAGAAGACCTGGTTGCCGTGGGTGTCCATGGCCACGTGCAGGCGGCCGTCCGCCGGCGAGACGCCCATCGAGATCACGTTGTGCGAGTCGTCGACGGTGAGCTTGTGCGGCAGCACGACGGTCTGCCACGCGCCGGTGAACCCGGCGCGCCGGGCGAGCACCGCGCTGCGGTCCGCGGTGTACCAGGCCGCGTACTGGTAGCCCGCGTGGCTGAAGATGCCGCTCTGCTGGAAGGAATCGTTGTTCACCAGCCCGTCGTAGGAGACGAAGTACAGCGCCGCCGGGTCGAGCTGGGTGTCGCCGATCTTCGCCACCGATACCGCGGCCTCGGCCGGCGTGGCGGGCAGCAGCGGCAGCGCCGCGGCCACCAGCACGCCGAGGATGGGGGAAAGCGCTCTCTTCCTCATGGCCGGTCCCTCCCACGCCGTGTTAACGCGAACAAGGATCGACCGTCACGCGAGCTCCGTCAACCGGCGGATGGCGGGTTTCCCGGCTCAGACCCGCCCGGCGAGCGCGGCGCCGTCGATTTCCTCCCGCCGTGCCCGGGCTTGCTTGGGCATGTTCCAGCCGAGCACCCCGACGACGGCCCCGTTCCGGTGGTAGCGGGCGACGAACCGGCCCGCGGCCGGGTCACCGTCCACAATGGATACCTCGGCGTCCGCGGCCGGGGTGCCGTGCACGTGGATCCGGGCGTCGAACTGGTTCGTCCAGAAGTACGGCACCGGCGTGTACGGACGGTCCTCGCCGAGGACGTTGCCGGCGACCGCGATCGCCTGCTCGGTGGCGTTGGTCCGGTTTTCCAGCCGCAGCAGGACGTCGAGCTGCTCGTGGTGCCAGCGGGCGACGTCGCCCGCCGCGTAGATCCCTCCGGCGGCGCGGCACCGGGAGTCGCACACCACGCCGTTGTCGCACAGCACACCGCTGCCCGCCAGCCACTCCGTCGCCGGCGCGGCGCCGAACGCCACCACGACGACGTCGGCGGGCAGCACCTCGCCGGTCCCGAGCCGCACCCCGGCGACCCGCCCGGCCACCTCGGTCAGCCCGGTGACCGCGGCACCGAGCCGCAGCCGGACGCCCCGCCCGGCGTGCAGCGCGCCGAGCACCCCGGCGACGAGCGGGCCGAACTGGTACGCCAGCGGCGCGGCCTGCGGTCCGGCCAGCGTGACCTCGACGTCGAGGCCGCACAGGGTGGCCGCGATTTCGGTGCCGAGGACGCCGTCCCCGACGACCACCACCCGCTTGCCCGGCGTCAAGTCGGTGCGCAGGGCCAGCGCGTCGTCGAGGGTGCGCAGCACGTGGACACCCATCAGGCCGTGCTGACCGGGCAGGGTGCGTGGCCGCAGGCCGGTGGCCAGCACGATCGCGTCCGCGGTCAGCGCCCGCCCGCCCAGCGTGTGGACGGTCCGCTCACCGGCGTCGAGCCGGACCGCCGGGTCGCCCAGCACGAAGTCGGCGGCCAGGCCGGCCAGTGCCTCCGGGGTGCGCAGCCGGGCCCGCTCGGGTTCCCAGGCCCCGGCTAGGACCTGTTTGGACAGTGGCGGCCGGTCGTATGGCAGGTGGGCCTCGGCGCCCAGCACGGTCACGCCGCCCTCGTACCCCTTGCGGCGCAGGGCTTCCACCGTGGCGAGACCCGCGGCGGACGCCCCGACGACGAGGACGTTCACGCGTCCTCGCTGACCGAAATCGCGACGCCGGGGCAGACGCTGGCCGCTTCCCGGACGATCTTGTGGTGCTCCTCGCCGGGGTGCTCTTCGAGCAGGATCACGATCCCGTCGTCTTCGCGCTGGTCGAACACGTCCGGTGCGAGCAGCACGCAAGTTCCGGCGCCGCAGCACTTTTCCTCATCGACGGTGACCTTCATGGCCGTTCCTTTCCCTCGGGTGGTTCGTGACGGGCGCGAGCCACAGGCCGACCAGTGCGTCGGTCAGGCCCGTGGCGGCCTCGCGCCAGGTGGCTCTCGGGGTGGCGCCGCCTTCGGCCAAGGCGCGTTCGCGCTCGGCCATCGTGTGGATCAGCAGCTGCCGGGTCATGGCGTTGCGTTCGGCGCGGACGTCGGGCGGCAGCTCGGGCAGGCACCGGGCCAGCCCCTCGACGGTCCGCGCCAGTGACGGCGACGACAGCGTCTCCGCCGCGATGACCGCCCGCAGCGACGGCTCGGTCATCACCTGCGCGGTGAACCGGGCGAACCAGCT is a window from the Amycolatopsis sp. cg9 genome containing:
- a CDS encoding TetR/AcrR family transcriptional regulator: MTDRAQATRELILTVAERLYAEHGVLAVSNRQISEAAGQGNNTAVGYHFGTRADLVRAIARRHSARVEELRQDMLAELGGRAGLRDWVRCLVHPSTEYLATAGPPSWFARFTAQVMTEPSLRAVIAAETLSSPSLARTVEGLARCLPELPPDVRAERNAMTRQLLIHTMAERERALAEGGATPRATWREAATGLTDALVGLWLAPVTNHPRERNGHEGHRR
- a CDS encoding ferredoxin, whose product is MKVTVDEEKCCGAGTCVLLAPDVFDQREDDGIVILLEEHPGEEHHKIVREAASVCPGVAISVSEDA
- a CDS encoding BNR repeat-containing protein; the protein is MRKRALSPILGVLVAAALPLLPATPAEAAVSVAKIGDTQLDPAALYFVSYDGLVNNDSFQQSGIFSHAGYQYAAWYTADRSAVLARRAGFTGAWQTVVLPHKLTVDDSHNVISMGVSPADGRLHVAMDTHGNQVFYVASVAGLLSSPASHAWTASAFGPVQRTLDDVDLGAITYPQFVVTPERTLQLSYRTGGSGNGVNELAEYSGGSWRKLGKWTSATGSWTSGNGVTSTTRNMYLHGLTYGPGGRLHAAFTWREGNTGVLCNAGGLANHDTGYVYSDDRGRTWRTDSGAAAATPVSVSTPGTVVDPLGADHGLMNQESQAVDAAGQPHVVISYVPGRFTQCVTDYSAQRKQYGRTFFLSRAAGGGWTKREVPVAPESTQRTKLVFDRADNAYLVMPYGRIVAATKTSGWTDWKTVYNPDLRAFGEVDVDDSRLATDGVLSVMYQQTSTGTTPSPIRVADFRLG
- a CDS encoding NAD(P)/FAD-dependent oxidoreductase, producing MNVLVVGASAAGLATVEALRRKGYEGGVTVLGAEAHLPYDRPPLSKQVLAGAWEPERARLRTPEALAGLAADFVLGDPAVRLDAGERTVHTLGGRALTADAIVLATGLRPRTLPGQHGLMGVHVLRTLDDALALRTDLTPGKRVVVVGDGVLGTEIAATLCGLDVEVTLAGPQAAPLAYQFGPLVAGVLGALHAGRGVRLRLGAAVTGLTEVAGRVAGVRLGTGEVLPADVVVVAFGAAPATEWLAGSGVLCDNGVVCDSRCRAAGGIYAAGDVARWHHEQLDVLLRLENRTNATEQAIAVAGNVLGEDRPYTPVPYFWTNQFDARIHVHGTPAADAEVSIVDGDPAAGRFVARYHRNGAVVGVLGWNMPKQARARREEIDGAALAGRV
- the glmS gene encoding glutamine--fructose-6-phosphate transaminase (isomerizing), giving the protein MCGIVGYIGGQNAAPILLEGLTRLEYRGYDSAGIAVLGAKGAAQVHRVVGRVRNLAAALPKRLTGKVGIGHTRWATHGPASEANAHPHASEDGRICVVHNGIIDNADALRAQLADAGVTLTSETDTEVLAHLIARANADTLEDAVVEAVSRITGTYAIAVTDSEYPDRLVIARNGSPLIIGVGEREMFVASDLAALVRHTSQVAHLDDGEFATVFATGYRTFTVDESDTTKPATEIDIAAEDLDLGGYPHYMAKEIQEQPESVERIIRGRLDDRFGVARLDGLNLTPRELRGFSRVKILGCGSAYYAGQVGATMIEELARIPADAEAASEFRYRNPIVEADTLYIAVSQSGETIDTAFAVEEIKRKGGRVVGLVNVVGSTIARACDGGVYLHAGPEIAVASTKALTNMAIGFALIALALGRVRDLSNADGQRIIDALRAMPGQIKSILDDGPRIAEHAKEVATANSLFFVGRVRGYPVAREGAQKFKEISYRHAEAYQTSELKHGPLALIDTALPTVAIVPSDELTGRNLAAVQQIKARGGPVLAVTHEDVDFGELDVPRIVVPKTEPELDPILLTIPLQLLAYHAALSLGYDIDKPRNLAKSVTVE